A single region of the Solwaraspora sp. WMMD406 genome encodes:
- a CDS encoding MarR family winged helix-turn-helix transcriptional regulator, with amino-acid sequence MPASEKPRHAGAGGLRDSVLGADLVFLLARANALTLAAANTALAEHGLKARSYSVLALAADDARPTQRELAEFLRLDPSQVVAVIDDLERRRLVARHTDPADRRANVLVATDAGRALFARAQESARAVERGLLAPVTPEDHQRLAEFLRLLAFPS; translated from the coding sequence ATGCCTGCGAGCGAGAAGCCCCGGCACGCCGGTGCCGGCGGCCTGCGGGACAGCGTTCTCGGCGCGGATCTCGTCTTTCTGCTCGCCCGGGCCAACGCGCTCACCCTCGCCGCGGCGAACACCGCGCTGGCCGAGCACGGGCTCAAAGCCCGGTCCTACTCGGTGCTCGCGCTGGCCGCCGACGACGCCCGCCCCACCCAACGGGAGCTGGCCGAATTTCTCCGGCTCGACCCGAGCCAGGTGGTCGCCGTGATCGACGACCTGGAACGGCGCCGGTTGGTCGCCCGCCACACTGATCCGGCCGACCGGCGGGCCAACGTCCTGGTGGCGACCGACGCCGGCCGGGCCCTGTTCGCCCGGGCCCAGGAGTCCGCCCGTGCCGTGGAACGTGGGCTGCTCGCACCCGTGACCCCCGAGGACCATCAGCGGCTTGCCGAGTTCCTCCGACTGCTGGCCTTTCCCTCCTGA
- a CDS encoding SDR family NAD(P)-dependent oxidoreductase — protein MSLDGKVAIVTGSGRGLGLAYAQQLARQGASVVVNDVDADTAAQAVAAIEAAGGRAVAVVAPVGPTETAQALVTAAVDSFGRLDIVVTNAGVLRDTVLWKMSDDDFDTVIDVHLRGTFTTVREAVRHMRQAGDGGRIICVGSPTGQRGNFGQTNYAAAKAGIVGMVRTWALELKRAGITANTVVPVAATAMTATVPYFAAAVRADAQGGPMPAFFRHDLGFGTADDVAGLVAFLGSDAAAEVTGQVIGVGGDRIQIWTHPEAATTAYREGGWTYEALVADWPTEFAGALQSVGERFPELPEEFQPAAS, from the coding sequence ATGTCTCTGGACGGCAAAGTCGCCATCGTCACCGGCTCCGGGCGAGGTCTCGGCCTGGCCTACGCCCAGCAGTTGGCCCGCCAGGGCGCCAGCGTCGTGGTCAACGACGTCGACGCCGACACGGCCGCCCAAGCGGTCGCGGCGATCGAGGCCGCCGGTGGACGGGCCGTCGCGGTGGTGGCGCCGGTCGGTCCCACCGAGACCGCGCAGGCTCTGGTCACCGCGGCGGTCGACAGCTTCGGTCGGCTCGACATCGTAGTCACCAACGCCGGCGTCCTACGCGACACGGTGCTCTGGAAGATGAGCGACGACGACTTCGACACCGTCATCGACGTGCACCTGCGCGGCACCTTCACCACCGTGCGCGAGGCGGTACGGCACATGCGTCAGGCCGGCGACGGCGGCCGGATCATCTGCGTCGGCTCCCCCACCGGCCAGCGGGGCAACTTCGGACAGACCAACTACGCGGCGGCCAAGGCGGGCATCGTCGGAATGGTCCGGACCTGGGCGCTGGAGTTGAAGCGGGCCGGCATCACCGCCAACACGGTCGTACCCGTCGCGGCGACCGCGATGACGGCCACCGTGCCCTACTTCGCCGCAGCGGTGCGCGCCGACGCGCAGGGCGGGCCGATGCCGGCCTTCTTCCGGCACGACCTCGGTTTCGGCACCGCCGACGACGTGGCCGGCCTCGTCGCCTTCCTCGGCTCCGACGCGGCCGCCGAGGTGACCGGTCAGGTGATCGGGGTCGGGGGTGACCGGATCCAGATCTGGACCCACCCGGAGGCCGCGACGACCGCCTACCGCGAGGGGGGCTGGACCTACGAGGCGCTGGTCGCCGACTGGCCGACCGAGTTCGCTGGTGCGTTGCAGAGCGTCGGTGAGCGCTTTCCGGAACTCCCCGAGGAGTTCCAGCCGGCTGCCTCGTGA
- a CDS encoding sugar ABC transporter permease, producing MTTISHNQNPAGGATAPPAGVRHARRQRSSRATETRRKWYEIIGLTTPAIIVYVVFVLVPMGFAFYYSLFRWRGVGPPTDFVGLNNYILAFQDPIFRDALRNNAFIVVGSLLIQGPIALGIALLLNRPFRGRTVFRLLVFVPYVLAEVTAGIMWKLLLTDGGTTDAFLQSIGLGALVRPWLADLDLVIWTLLFVLTWKYVGFAIILLLAGLSNVPPELTEAAEIDGAGWWQIQRHITLPLLGPTIRIWMFLSMIGSLQVFDVIWVTSVPAVRSLGASATMATYMVDNGFFARLWGYGNAIAVILFVISFIAALLFQRFLLRRDIEGAVTGRRN from the coding sequence GTGACGACGATCAGCCACAACCAGAACCCCGCCGGCGGCGCGACCGCGCCACCGGCGGGGGTCCGGCACGCGAGGAGGCAGCGTTCCTCCCGCGCGACCGAGACCCGACGCAAGTGGTACGAGATCATCGGACTCACCACACCCGCGATCATCGTCTACGTGGTGTTCGTCCTGGTCCCGATGGGCTTCGCGTTCTACTACAGCCTGTTCCGTTGGCGCGGAGTCGGGCCGCCCACCGACTTCGTGGGCCTCAACAACTACATCCTCGCCTTCCAGGACCCGATCTTCCGCGACGCGTTGCGCAACAACGCGTTCATCGTGGTCGGATCGCTGCTGATCCAGGGTCCGATCGCGCTGGGCATCGCACTGCTGCTCAACCGGCCCTTCCGCGGCCGTACGGTGTTCCGGCTGCTGGTCTTCGTACCCTACGTGCTCGCCGAGGTGACGGCGGGCATCATGTGGAAGCTGCTGCTGACCGACGGCGGCACCACCGACGCCTTCCTGCAATCGATCGGCCTCGGCGCCCTCGTCCGGCCGTGGCTCGCCGATCTCGACCTGGTGATCTGGACCCTGCTGTTCGTCCTCACCTGGAAGTACGTCGGCTTCGCGATCATCCTCCTGCTCGCCGGTCTATCCAATGTGCCTCCCGAGTTGACCGAGGCGGCCGAGATCGACGGCGCCGGCTGGTGGCAGATCCAACGCCACATCACCCTGCCGCTGCTGGGGCCGACGATCCGGATCTGGATGTTCCTGTCGATGATCGGATCGTTGCAGGTCTTCGACGTGATCTGGGTGACCTCGGTGCCGGCGGTACGGTCGTTGGGTGCCTCGGCGACCATGGCGACCTACATGGTCGACAATGGCTTCTTCGCCCGGCTGTGGGGCTACGGCAACGCGATCGCCGTGATCCTCTTCGTGATCTCGTTCATCGCGGCGCTGCTGTTCCAGCGGTTCCTCCTCCGTCGGGACATCGAGGGCGCAGTGACCGGAAGGAGAAACTGA
- a CDS encoding acyltransferase domain-containing protein, which produces MDLDATAARLGVPVADVERVHQLAGDRPSAPLPARADAPAILHRLAVPADDAAEIMAGWPDPDSPLWTPELRWLLDRTIALVRADLGGHGWLTPGPELPRERGPAWRHLYTYAYLALVDVVRPYHRAHGIADTVSWTTLADLGRNLAVDRRMHGEGWPVMQAWLTLHVRGGLYELGRLQHHRGGTAIDLHIPDTGPLTPEAVTASLDTARAFFPRHFPDEPYTAFACGSWLLDPQLREYLPEDSNIVRFQRRFELEPYEEPDGLDADVEVLRFVFRTLTTPLDELPRRTVLQRAVVDHLTAGRHWQWRRGRFPI; this is translated from the coding sequence GTGGATCTGGACGCGACCGCCGCCCGGCTCGGGGTGCCCGTCGCGGACGTCGAGCGGGTACACCAGCTCGCCGGTGACCGGCCCTCGGCTCCGCTACCGGCCCGGGCCGACGCACCGGCGATCCTGCACCGGCTCGCCGTGCCGGCGGACGACGCCGCCGAGATCATGGCCGGTTGGCCCGACCCCGACTCGCCGCTGTGGACCCCGGAGCTGCGCTGGCTGCTGGACCGTACGATCGCACTGGTCCGGGCCGATCTCGGTGGCCACGGCTGGCTGACGCCCGGCCCGGAGCTGCCGCGCGAGCGGGGTCCCGCCTGGCGACACCTCTACACGTACGCGTACCTGGCGCTGGTCGACGTCGTCCGGCCGTACCACCGCGCCCACGGCATCGCCGACACCGTGTCGTGGACGACCCTCGCGGACCTCGGCCGCAACCTCGCCGTCGACCGACGGATGCACGGCGAGGGCTGGCCGGTGATGCAGGCCTGGCTGACGCTACACGTACGCGGCGGCCTCTACGAGCTGGGCCGGCTGCAGCACCACCGCGGTGGCACCGCCATCGACCTGCACATCCCCGACACGGGGCCGCTAACCCCGGAAGCCGTCACCGCGTCACTCGACACGGCACGCGCGTTCTTTCCCCGCCACTTCCCCGACGAACCGTACACGGCGTTCGCCTGTGGGTCCTGGCTGCTCGACCCGCAACTGCGGGAGTACCTGCCCGAGGACTCCAACATCGTGCGGTTCCAGCGCCGGTTCGAGTTGGAGCCGTACGAGGAGCCGGACGGGTTGGACGCCGACGTCGAGGTGCTGCGGTTCGTGTTCCGGACCCTGACCACGCCCCTCGATGAGCTGCCTCGGCGCACCGTGCTGCAACGCGCGGTCGTCGACCACCTGACCGCCGGCCGCCACTGGCAGTGGCGCCGCGGCCGCTTCCCGATCTAG
- a CDS encoding Rieske 2Fe-2S domain-containing protein has protein sequence MPFARNQWYVAAYNDEVGRHLLARTVLGEPLVLYRTEAGTAVALADRCVHRRFPLSQSRLDGDRIGLRLSEGVLAAISLVVAYDRADPVALAPLVQAAGRAISRAVTGPVGRYAGRR, from the coding sequence ATGCCGTTCGCGCGCAACCAGTGGTACGTGGCCGCGTACAACGACGAGGTCGGCCGGCACCTGCTCGCCCGTACCGTGCTCGGCGAGCCGCTCGTGCTCTACCGCACCGAGGCCGGGACGGCTGTGGCCCTGGCCGACCGGTGCGTACACCGGCGGTTCCCACTGTCGCAGAGCCGACTCGACGGCGACCGGATCGGTCTGCGGCTGTCGGAGGGCGTGCTGGCGGCGATCTCCCTGGTGGTGGCGTACGACCGGGCCGATCCGGTGGCGCTGGCTCCGCTGGTGCAGGCGGCGGGACGGGCGATCTCCCGGGCGGTGACCGGGCCGGTCGGCCGGTACGCCGGACGGCGCTGA
- a CDS encoding LacI family DNA-binding transcriptional regulator → MAFPQRVKMSDVARAAGVSVATVSKVVNGRYGVAQATVDRVRDVIRQLGYEASLGAQSLRSHRTNVLGILVAEFEPFSTELLKGASKEVAGTGYQLLAYSGGDGDGAAIGWERRSLARLSGTLIDGAVIVTPTVVETKQGFHVVAVDPHTGPSGLPTVDSDNYAGAILATNYLLSLGHRRIAHISGRTDLESSRLREAGFRQAMADAGVPVNETLVRVGGFRIESAAGTAAELLTLPEPPTAIFAGNDLSAISTLTVAREMGLTVPDDLSVIGFDNIPESALVNPPLTTIMQPLQQMGAEALRLLVDLIAGVDRDTHIRLPTELVVRASCRPLHRPIGENLSAPPAVPVSPAVPAPAAPEPTGTPVSAAATAPAAATPITTT, encoded by the coding sequence GTGGCGTTCCCGCAGCGTGTCAAGATGTCGGACGTGGCCCGCGCGGCCGGCGTCTCGGTGGCGACTGTATCGAAGGTCGTCAACGGTCGGTACGGGGTGGCTCAGGCGACCGTCGACCGGGTGCGCGACGTCATCCGCCAGCTCGGGTACGAGGCGAGTCTGGGTGCGCAGAGCCTGCGCAGCCACCGGACGAACGTCCTGGGCATCCTCGTGGCCGAGTTCGAGCCCTTCTCCACCGAGCTGCTCAAAGGCGCCTCCAAGGAGGTAGCCGGTACCGGCTACCAGTTGCTCGCGTACTCCGGCGGAGACGGTGACGGCGCGGCCATCGGCTGGGAACGCCGATCGCTGGCCCGGCTCTCCGGCACCCTCATCGACGGGGCCGTGATCGTGACACCGACGGTGGTCGAGACGAAGCAGGGCTTCCACGTGGTGGCGGTCGACCCGCACACCGGACCCTCCGGCCTGCCGACCGTCGACTCCGACAACTACGCCGGTGCCATCCTCGCGACCAACTACCTGCTCTCCCTCGGCCACCGCCGGATCGCGCACATCAGCGGCCGGACCGACCTGGAATCGTCCCGGCTACGGGAGGCGGGCTTCCGCCAGGCGATGGCCGACGCCGGCGTACCGGTGAACGAGACCCTCGTGCGCGTCGGTGGATTCCGGATCGAGAGCGCCGCCGGCACCGCCGCCGAACTACTCACCCTGCCCGAGCCGCCGACCGCCATCTTCGCCGGTAACGACCTCTCGGCGATCTCCACGCTGACCGTCGCCCGGGAGATGGGTCTGACGGTGCCCGACGACCTTTCCGTGATCGGATTCGACAACATCCCGGAGTCGGCACTGGTCAACCCGCCGTTGACCACGATCATGCAGCCCCTGCAGCAGATGGGCGCCGAGGCGTTGCGCCTGCTCGTCGACCTGATCGCCGGAGTCGACCGGGACACCCACATCCGGCTGCCGACCGAACTGGTCGTCCGCGCCTCGTGCCGTCCGCTGCACCGACCGATCGGCGAGAACCTGTCCGCTCCGCCCGCCGTACCGGTTTCCCCCGCCGTACCCGCTCCGGCCGCACCCGAACCGACCGGCACGCCGGTGTCCGCCGCGGCGACCGCTCCGGCCGCCGCCACCCCGATCACGACGACCTGA
- a CDS encoding extracellular solute-binding protein, producing MTGTLLAAGCTSGDSSEPEGELYENPVTLTWWHNASQDGPGKDYWEKVAADFSALHPTVTIEIEGIETNQLQRTRLPAALLSNDPPDIFQAWGGGELREQAEAGYLKDITDQVQAEVENIGSSVEIWQADGRQYGLPYRMGIEGIWYNKDLFAQAGIDAPPTTFDELNDAVTKLKAINVVPIALGAGDKWPAAHWWYNFALRACSPDTLRAASTELNFDDPCWVKAGEDLQDFIETEPFQENFIATPGQNDPTSANGLLANGLAAMELMGDWNRGTLDTVASDPEELAGFIGWFPVPAISGSAGDPSAALGGGDGFACAEQAPAECVEFLKYIVSPEVQQGYAETGTGLPVAPEAAAAVTDPALQSILEATTDASYVQLWLDTAFGSTVGNAMNDAIVAIFAGNGSPEDVVTAMKAAASK from the coding sequence ATGACCGGCACCCTCCTGGCCGCCGGCTGCACCAGCGGCGACAGCAGCGAGCCCGAGGGCGAGCTGTACGAGAACCCGGTGACCCTCACCTGGTGGCACAACGCCTCCCAGGACGGACCCGGCAAGGACTACTGGGAGAAGGTCGCCGCCGACTTCTCCGCGCTCCACCCCACGGTCACGATCGAGATCGAGGGGATCGAGACCAACCAGCTCCAGCGCACCCGGCTCCCCGCCGCCCTGCTGAGCAACGACCCCCCAGACATCTTCCAGGCCTGGGGCGGCGGCGAGCTGCGCGAACAGGCAGAGGCCGGTTACCTGAAGGACATCACCGACCAGGTCCAGGCCGAGGTCGAGAACATCGGCTCCTCGGTGGAGATCTGGCAGGCCGACGGCCGGCAGTACGGTCTGCCGTACCGGATGGGCATCGAAGGCATCTGGTACAACAAGGACCTGTTCGCACAGGCCGGCATCGACGCGCCACCGACCACCTTCGACGAGCTCAACGACGCCGTCACCAAGCTCAAGGCAATCAACGTCGTCCCGATCGCCCTGGGTGCCGGTGACAAGTGGCCCGCCGCGCACTGGTGGTACAACTTCGCCCTGCGTGCCTGCTCTCCGGACACCTTGCGGGCGGCGTCCACCGAACTCAACTTCGACGACCCGTGCTGGGTGAAGGCCGGTGAGGACCTGCAGGACTTCATCGAGACCGAGCCCTTCCAGGAGAACTTCATCGCGACGCCGGGCCAGAACGACCCGACCAGCGCCAACGGCCTGCTCGCCAACGGTCTGGCCGCCATGGAGCTGATGGGCGACTGGAACCGGGGCACCTTGGACACCGTCGCCTCCGATCCGGAGGAGCTCGCCGGCTTCATCGGCTGGTTCCCCGTACCGGCGATCTCCGGTTCCGCCGGTGACCCGTCGGCGGCCCTCGGCGGTGGCGACGGCTTCGCCTGCGCCGAACAGGCCCCGGCCGAGTGCGTCGAGTTCCTCAAGTACATCGTCAGCCCCGAGGTGCAGCAGGGCTACGCCGAGACCGGTACCGGCCTGCCGGTGGCTCCCGAGGCGGCGGCGGCCGTGACCGACCCCGCGCTCCAGTCGATCCTGGAGGCGACGACCGACGCGAGCTACGTCCAGCTCTGGTTGGACACGGCCTTCGGTAGCACGGTCGGCAACGCGATGAACGACGCGATCGTCGCGATCTTCGCGGGCAACGGCTCGCCTGAAGACGTCGTCACGGCAATGAAGGCGGCCGCAAGCAAGTGA
- a CDS encoding glycoside hydrolase family 3 N-terminal domain-containing protein produces the protein MTEVRATVDGGAPGQAGPRHDQPGGPDRPDGLDGEARVRDLLDRMTVEEKIAQLVGFWEKEDGEAVAPLQGEFGESFGLEDFSRHGLGHLTRVYGTRPVDPAARAAWLWNFQSELVARTRLGIPAIVHEECLTGLSAWQAASYPTPLAWGAAFDPDLVTEMAQAIGASMRALGVHQGLAPVLDVIRDPRWGRVEECISEDPYLVGTIGTAYIRGLQSQGVHATLKHFVGYSASRAGRNFAPVHAGPREVADVLLTPFEMALLDGGARSVMHSYAEIDGVPVAADPAMLTGLLRDRWGFDGVVVADYFGVAFLHLLHHVAEDHTDAAVQALTAGVDIELPTGDAYLRLPAAVRAGRVDEALLDRAVLRLLRQKQDLGLLDATFTDEPPRDIDLDSAEHRAIARRLAERSVVLVTNRDTLPLPAGRAIAVIGPNADLVNAMFGCYSFVNHVLPQHPGVEAGIEVPTVLDAVRAEFGTDRVSWARGCGVDDPDRSGFADAVATASAADVAVLVVGDQAGLFGRGTVGEGCDTDDLELPGVQRDLVEAVLATGTPVVLVLLTGRPYAIGWALDGCAAVVQAFFPGEEGAGAVAGVLSGRINPSGRLPVSLPRSAGAQPYSYLHPALGEGNEVTNLSVTPPAAFGHGLSYTTFAYAELTVPATVPSDGALVATVRVTNTGSVAGDEVVQLYGHDLVASVTRPVAQLLGYRRVHLAPGQSVTVELTVPTTRLAFADRTMTRVVEPGEVDIWVGTSEHRLAQGRTTLVGPTVPVTNASRRWTTTEIR, from the coding sequence ATGACTGAGGTCCGCGCGACGGTGGACGGGGGCGCGCCGGGACAGGCTGGTCCGCGCCACGACCAGCCCGGAGGACCCGACCGGCCTGACGGGCTCGACGGCGAGGCGCGCGTGCGGGACCTGCTCGACCGGATGACGGTCGAGGAGAAGATCGCGCAGCTGGTCGGGTTCTGGGAGAAGGAGGACGGCGAGGCCGTCGCCCCGCTGCAGGGCGAGTTCGGCGAAAGCTTCGGTCTGGAGGACTTCTCCCGGCACGGCCTCGGCCACCTCACCCGGGTGTACGGCACCCGTCCCGTCGACCCGGCGGCACGCGCCGCCTGGCTGTGGAACTTCCAGTCCGAACTGGTGGCGAGAACCAGGCTCGGCATCCCGGCGATCGTCCACGAGGAGTGCCTGACCGGTCTCTCCGCGTGGCAGGCTGCCTCCTACCCGACACCACTGGCGTGGGGGGCCGCCTTCGATCCCGACCTGGTCACCGAGATGGCGCAGGCGATCGGCGCGTCGATGCGCGCGCTCGGCGTGCACCAGGGCCTCGCGCCGGTGCTCGACGTGATCCGCGACCCGCGCTGGGGCCGGGTCGAGGAGTGCATCTCCGAAGATCCCTATCTGGTCGGCACCATCGGCACCGCGTACATCCGGGGGCTGCAGTCGCAGGGTGTGCACGCCACCCTGAAACACTTCGTCGGCTACTCCGCCTCGCGCGCGGGCCGTAACTTCGCCCCGGTGCACGCAGGCCCCCGGGAGGTCGCCGACGTGCTGCTGACCCCGTTCGAGATGGCACTGCTCGACGGCGGCGCCCGCTCGGTGATGCACTCGTACGCCGAGATCGACGGGGTCCCGGTCGCCGCCGACCCGGCGATGCTCACCGGCCTGCTGCGGGACCGTTGGGGCTTCGACGGGGTGGTCGTGGCGGACTACTTCGGGGTGGCGTTCCTCCACCTGCTGCACCACGTCGCCGAGGACCATACCGACGCGGCGGTTCAGGCGCTGACCGCCGGGGTCGACATCGAACTGCCGACCGGCGACGCCTATCTGCGGCTGCCGGCGGCGGTGCGCGCCGGAAGGGTCGACGAGGCGCTCCTCGACCGGGCGGTGCTGCGGCTCCTGCGCCAGAAGCAGGACCTCGGGCTGCTCGACGCCACCTTCACCGACGAGCCGCCCCGCGACATCGACCTCGACTCGGCCGAACACCGGGCGATCGCCCGCCGCCTCGCGGAACGGTCCGTCGTTCTGGTCACCAACCGTGACACCCTCCCGCTGCCCGCCGGTCGCGCGATTGCCGTGATCGGACCCAACGCCGACCTGGTCAACGCCATGTTCGGCTGCTACTCGTTCGTCAACCACGTGCTGCCGCAGCATCCGGGGGTGGAAGCCGGGATCGAGGTACCGACCGTTCTCGACGCGGTGCGGGCCGAGTTCGGCACCGACCGGGTCAGCTGGGCGCGCGGCTGCGGCGTCGACGACCCCGACCGGTCCGGCTTCGCCGACGCCGTCGCCACCGCTTCCGCCGCCGACGTCGCCGTACTGGTCGTCGGTGACCAGGCCGGCCTGTTCGGGCGCGGCACCGTCGGCGAGGGCTGCGACACCGACGACCTGGAGCTGCCCGGAGTGCAGCGCGACCTCGTCGAGGCCGTGCTGGCGACCGGCACTCCCGTGGTGCTGGTGCTGCTCACCGGTCGGCCCTACGCGATCGGCTGGGCGCTCGACGGGTGCGCCGCCGTGGTGCAGGCGTTCTTCCCCGGTGAGGAAGGTGCCGGGGCGGTCGCCGGAGTGCTTTCCGGGCGGATCAACCCGTCCGGGCGGCTGCCGGTCAGCCTGCCCCGGTCGGCAGGCGCCCAACCGTACTCCTACCTGCACCCGGCCCTCGGCGAGGGGAACGAGGTCACCAACCTGTCGGTGACCCCACCGGCGGCGTTCGGCCACGGCCTGTCGTACACCACGTTCGCCTACGCGGAGCTGACCGTGCCGGCGACGGTGCCCAGCGACGGGGCACTGGTGGCGACCGTACGGGTGACGAACACCGGGTCGGTGGCCGGTGACGAGGTGGTCCAGCTCTACGGCCACGACCTGGTCGCCTCGGTGACCCGCCCGGTGGCGCAGCTCCTCGGCTACCGCCGGGTGCACCTCGCGCCGGGTCAGTCGGTCACGGTCGAGTTGACGGTGCCGACCACCCGGCTGGCCTTCGCCGACCGCACCATGACCCGGGTGGTCGAGCCGGGTGAGGTGGACATCTGGGTGGGTACCAGCGAGCACCGGTTGGCGCAGGGACGGACCACCCTGGTCGGGCCGACCGTACCGGTCACCAACGCTTCGCGGCGGTGGACCACCACTGAGATCAGATAG
- a CDS encoding carbohydrate ABC transporter permease produces MAAASRKRRRDSSWGNPLTYALALVVAGASIAPVIYVIIGGFRTTPQIIADPAALPDPWVADNYVRVLTQSGFWQQVFNSAVVAFGTTFGVVTLGLCAAFVLARYTFRGREVLYTFFTLGLLFPAGAAILPLYLMLRDMNLINSYFAVILPQIAFALPLTIVILRPFLTAVPRELEDAAAIDGTGRLGFLWRIMLPLSRPALVTVGILAFVTSWNAFLLPLLVLGDANLHTLPLGVQNFSSQYTSDTAGILAFTSMAMLPALIFFTIAEKQIVGGLQGAVKG; encoded by the coding sequence ATCGCCGCCGCGTCCCGCAAGCGCCGCCGGGACTCGTCGTGGGGCAATCCGCTGACCTACGCCCTGGCTCTCGTGGTGGCCGGGGCATCGATCGCCCCCGTGATCTACGTGATCATCGGCGGCTTCCGTACCACCCCGCAGATCATCGCCGACCCGGCCGCGCTGCCCGATCCGTGGGTCGCCGACAACTACGTCCGGGTACTCACCCAGAGTGGCTTCTGGCAGCAGGTGTTCAACAGCGCGGTGGTCGCCTTCGGTACGACGTTCGGGGTCGTGACGTTGGGACTGTGCGCCGCGTTCGTACTCGCGCGGTACACCTTCCGTGGCCGGGAGGTGCTGTACACCTTCTTCACCCTCGGGCTGCTCTTCCCGGCTGGTGCGGCGATCCTGCCGCTCTACCTGATGTTGCGCGACATGAACCTGATCAACTCCTATTTCGCGGTGATCCTCCCGCAGATCGCCTTCGCGCTACCCCTGACGATCGTGATCCTGCGGCCCTTCCTGACCGCCGTACCCCGGGAGTTGGAAGACGCGGCGGCGATCGACGGCACCGGCCGGCTCGGTTTCCTGTGGCGCATCATGCTGCCGCTGTCGCGTCCGGCGCTCGTCACGGTCGGGATCCTCGCGTTCGTGACCAGCTGGAACGCGTTCCTCCTGCCCCTGCTCGTCCTCGGTGACGCCAACCTGCACACCCTGCCGCTGGGCGTGCAGAATTTCTCCAGCCAGTACACCTCCGACACCGCCGGAATCCTCGCCTTCACCTCGATGGCGATGCTGCCGGCGTTGATCTTCTTCACGATCGCGGAGAAGCAGATCGTCGGGGGCCTGCAGGGTGCCGTCAAGGGCTGA